The DNA region AGACGCATCGTCCCCGGCTGGGCATTCACGTTCCGTTACGGCCCGACGCACCTGCCTTGGCGTGTGGTCGTTCGCTAACGCTCCACACACATGGCAATGCCCATACCGCCGCCGATGCAGAGCGTGGCAAGACCCTTCTTGGCGTTGCGCTTCTGCATTTCGTAAAGCAGCGTCACCAGGACGCGCGCCCCCGAGGCGCCGATCGGGTGACCGATGGCGATGGCGCCGCCGTTGACGTTGACCTTGTCGGTATCCCAGCCGAGGTCCTTGTTCACGGCGCAGGCCTGCGCGGCGAAGGCCTCATTGGCCTCGATCAGATCGAGGTCATCGGTCTTCCAGCCAGCCTTCTTGAGCGCCGCGCGCGAGGCCGGGATCGGGCCAGTGCCCATGATCGCCGGATCGACGCCGGCATGGGCCCAAGACACGATGCGGGCGAGCGGCGTCTTGCCGAGCTTGGCCGCTTCCGAGGCCGTCATCAACACCACCGCCGCGGCGCCGTCGTTGATGCCCGAAGCGTTTGCCGCCGTGACCGTGCCTTCCTTGTCGAAGGCCGGACGCAGCTTGGCGATGGATTCCATCGTTACGCCCGCCTTCGGATACTCGTCGGTATCGACAACGATATCGCCCTTGCGCGACTTGATCGTGACGGGCGTAATCTCGTCCTTGAACTTGCCGGCCTTCATCGCGGCTTCGGCCTTGTTCTGCGACGACACTGCGAACTCGTCCTGCTGCTGGCGCGTGATTTGCCACTGCTTAGCGACGTTCTCGGCGGTATTGCCCATGTGATAGCCGTTGAAGGCGTCCCAAAGACCGTCTTTGATCATGGTATCGACCAGTTCGACCTGGCCCATCTTCACGCCGGCACGCAGGTGCTGCGCATGCGGCGCCATGCTCATCGACTCCTGGCCGCCAGCGACCACGATGTCGCTATCGCCGTTGAGGATGGCCTGATAGCCGAGCGCGACCGCGCGCAGGCCCGAGCCGCAAAGCTGGTTTACGCCCCACGCAGGGCTTTCCACCGGAATGCCGGCCGCGATCGACGCCTGGCGCGCCGGGTTCTGCCCCTGAGCAGCGGTGAGGATCTGCCCCATGATCACTTCGCTGACGCGGTCGCCGGTGACGCCGGCGCGCTCAAGGGCCGATTTGATGGCAATCTTGCCGAGTTCGTGCGCCGGCAGGTTCGCAAATGCCCCATTGAAGGACCCGACCGGCGTACGGGCGGCGCTCACAATGACGATATCGTCTTTCATCCGAAACTCCTCATGCGGTCGGTTGCGGGGCGAAACGGCCTGTTTGGCGGTGCAAAAACTTCAGACCCGGC from Pseudolabrys taiwanensis includes:
- a CDS encoding acetyl-CoA C-acetyltransferase produces the protein MKDDIVIVSAARTPVGSFNGAFANLPAHELGKIAIKSALERAGVTGDRVSEVIMGQILTAAQGQNPARQASIAAGIPVESPAWGVNQLCGSGLRAVALGYQAILNGDSDIVVAGGQESMSMAPHAQHLRAGVKMGQVELVDTMIKDGLWDAFNGYHMGNTAENVAKQWQITRQQQDEFAVSSQNKAEAAMKAGKFKDEITPVTIKSRKGDIVVDTDEYPKAGVTMESIAKLRPAFDKEGTVTAANASGINDGAAAVVLMTASEAAKLGKTPLARIVSWAHAGVDPAIMGTGPIPASRAALKKAGWKTDDLDLIEANEAFAAQACAVNKDLGWDTDKVNVNGGAIAIGHPIGASGARVLVTLLYEMQKRNAKKGLATLCIGGGMGIAMCVER